From one Leptotrichia trevisanii DSM 22070 genomic stretch:
- a CDS encoding helix-turn-helix domain-containing protein: protein MNKIEKVSNEIRKRREELGYYQEDVIEKLKKEGVDISISGLSRIESMERQKLDTNLLIALSKVLKKDFIEMLGHNPKKQESNVSDEIFTSFIQIPIYGMASAGNGLIEMDDNIEEIEYISIPNINKNVKKRDFACRVRGDSMEPYYHDGDIMVVDVVD from the coding sequence ATGAACAAAATAGAAAAGGTTTCTAACGAAATCAGAAAAAGACGTGAAGAACTTGGTTATTACCAAGAAGATGTTATTGAAAAATTAAAAAAAGAAGGTGTAGATATTTCAATTTCAGGACTTTCAAGAATAGAAAGTATGGAAAGACAAAAATTAGATACTAATTTATTAATTGCGTTATCTAAAGTCTTAAAAAAAGATTTTATCGAAATGCTTGGACACAATCCTAAAAAACAAGAAAGTAATGTATCTGACGAAATATTTACAAGTTTTATTCAAATACCAATTTACGGAATGGCAAGTGCAGGAAACGGATTAATTGAAATGGATGACAATATTGAAGAGATAGAATATATTAGTATCCCAAACATAAACAAAAATGTAAAGAAAAGAGATTTTGCCTGTCGAGTTAGAGGAGATAGCATGGAGCCATATTATCACGATGGTGATATAATGGTTGTTGATGTAGTGGAC